In the Acanthopagrus latus isolate v.2019 chromosome 23, fAcaLat1.1, whole genome shotgun sequence genome, one interval contains:
- the si:dkey-204f11.64 gene encoding guanine nucleotide-binding protein G(I)/G(S)/G(O) subunit gamma-5: MSNNSATSSSLALAQKAVKQLRLEASVRRIKVSQAAAELKTFCLQNAHKDPLLTGVPSSDNPFRPPKSCVLL, translated from the exons ATGTCAAACAACAgcgccaccagcagcagcctggccCTTGCCCAGAAGGCAGTGAAGCAGCTTCGTCTCGAGGCCAGTGTCCGTCGGATAAAG GTTtcacaggctgctgcagagctgaagaCCTTCTGTTTGCAAAATGCCCACAAAGACCCCCTCCTCACCGGGGTGCCCTCCAGTGATAACCCATTCAGGCCTCCCAAGTCATGTGTCCTCCTCTGA